Proteins encoded together in one Juglans regia cultivar Chandler chromosome 9, Walnut 2.0, whole genome shotgun sequence window:
- the LOC108994408 gene encoding GTP-binding protein YPTM2: protein MNPDYDYLFKLLLIGDSGVGKSCLLLRFADDSYLDSYISTIGVDFKIRTVEQDGKTIKLQIWDTAGQERFRTITSSYYRGAHGIIVVYDVTDQESFNNVKQWLNEIDRYASENVNKLLVGNKSDLTANKVVSYETAKAFADEIGIPFMETSAKNSTNVEQAFMAMAAEIKNRMASQPMNNARPPTVQIRGQPVNQKSGCCSS from the exons ATGAATCCCGACTA TGACTATTTGTTTAAGCTTTTGCTCATTGGGGATTCTGGTGTTGGCAAATCTTGCCTGCTTCTGAGGTTTGCT GATGATTCATACCTTGATAGCTACATCAGCACCATTGGAGTTGACTTT AAAATTCGCACTGTGGAACAAGATGGGAAGACCATTAAACTCCAAATT TGGGACACTGCTGGTCAAGAACGTTTTAGGACAATCACTAGCAGCTACTATCGTGGTGCTCATGGGATTATT GTTGTTTATGATGTCACAGATCAGGAGAGCTTCAACAATGTTAAGCAATGGTTGAATGAAATTGACCGCTATGCGAGTGAAAATGTGAACAAGCTTCTAGTTGGCAACAAATCTGACCTCACAGCAAATAAAGTTGTGTCCTATGAGACAGCCAAG GCATTTGCGGATGAAATTGGGATCCCTTTTATGGAAACGAGTGCTAAAAATTCGACCAATGTGGAACAGGCTTTTATGGCCATGGCTGCTGAAATCAAGAATAG GATGGCAAGCCAACCCATGAACAATGCCAGGCCTCCAACAGTGCAGATTCGGGGACAGCCTGTCAACCAGAAGTCTGGTTGCTGCTCTTCTTGA